The Streptococcus pantholopis genome has a segment encoding these proteins:
- a CDS encoding YbbR-like domain-containing protein → MKKLFNSHVWLALVSIFLSVLLFLTAAASQYNNSGTQTSGLAETYTHTLSDVPIDIKYDSDQYFISGYSYEAEVYLTSTNRVKLDSEINSDTRSFKVVADLTGLSTGTTTAPLQVTDLPSGMTAAVLPENISVTIGKKKTKTFPVQGQVESNQFAAGYALKKVSVNLTEVEVTSDETTIEQVDHVIARLPEDEVLDSDYSGRVTLQAVASDGKILASVIEPAKATLTVNVKKLTKTVPLTVKTTGTLASNLESVDYKLSQDTVTISGTQEALDAVDQVVAEIDISDVTKDTSKTLNLSADNVTVDPSAVTVELTTKKK, encoded by the coding sequence ATGAAAAAGCTTTTTAACAGCCATGTCTGGCTAGCGCTTGTTTCCATTTTTCTCTCTGTGCTTCTTTTTTTAACAGCTGCTGCCAGTCAGTATAACAATTCTGGCACTCAGACCTCCGGTCTTGCGGAAACCTATACGCATACCTTGTCTGATGTTCCGATAGATATCAAGTATGACAGTGATCAGTACTTTATCAGCGGTTATTCCTACGAAGCAGAGGTCTATTTAACCTCAACCAACCGTGTTAAACTAGATTCTGAAATAAACAGTGATACAAGAAGTTTCAAAGTTGTGGCTGATTTAACAGGACTTTCAACTGGGACGACAACTGCTCCCCTGCAGGTGACCGATTTGCCTTCCGGAATGACAGCAGCGGTTTTACCGGAGAATATCTCGGTAACCATTGGCAAAAAAAAGACAAAAACCTTCCCTGTTCAGGGCCAGGTGGAAAGCAATCAATTTGCTGCTGGCTATGCTCTGAAAAAAGTTTCGGTTAATCTGACAGAAGTAGAGGTGACCAGCGACGAAACCACTATCGAACAGGTTGACCATGTCATTGCCCGTCTCCCGGAAGATGAGGTGCTGGACAGTGACTACAGCGGCAGAGTTACGCTGCAGGCCGTTGCTTCAGACGGAAAAATTTTAGCCAGTGTTATTGAACCTGCTAAGGCTACTCTGACAGTCAATGTTAAGAAATTAACCAAAACGGTGCCGCTGACGGTCAAAACTACAGGGACCTTGGCCAGTAATTTAGAGTCCGTTGACTATAAACTAAGTCAGGATACAGTAACGATTTCGGGGACTCAGGAAGCTTTGGATGCTGTTGATCAGGTTGTGGCTGAAATTGATATTTCTGATGTGACAAAGGATACCAGCAAGACACTCAATCTGTCTGCTGATAATGTCACTGTCGATCCTTCGGCGGTTACTGTTGAGTTGACAACCAAGAAAAAATAA
- a CDS encoding MarR family winged helix-turn-helix transcriptional regulator — MVGKKDDNWSSSFTLDNHLCFSLYVCSREFINSYDPFLSKLNLTYTQYVTMTVLWEEHQALTKHLKERLFLDSGTLTPVLKKLEEKGLVTKERSKNDARDVVVTLTETGKAMQKEAQEFPEGMRQLFSEIKQKEELNQLLQQMVTVFQNRRKSKV, encoded by the coding sequence ATGGTTGGGAAAAAAGATGATAATTGGAGCTCTTCTTTTACATTGGATAATCACCTTTGCTTTTCGCTTTATGTCTGTTCGCGTGAGTTTATCAATTCTTATGATCCCTTTCTTTCAAAGCTTAATCTCACCTATACACAGTATGTGACAATGACGGTACTGTGGGAAGAGCATCAAGCATTGACAAAGCATCTAAAAGAAAGACTATTTCTCGATAGCGGAACATTAACGCCTGTTTTGAAAAAGCTTGAAGAAAAAGGTTTAGTCACTAAAGAAAGATCAAAAAACGATGCGAGAGATGTAGTGGTCACACTGACGGAAACAGGAAAAGCCATGCAAAAAGAGGCTCAAGAATTTCCTGAGGGCATGAGGCAATTGTTTTCAGAGATTAAGCAAAAAGAAGAACTGAATCAGTTGCTTCAGCAGATGGTGACGGTTTTTCAAAATAGACGAAAAAGTAAAGTGTAA
- a CDS encoding lipoate--protein ligase — protein MKYIVNTSHDPAFNVALEAYAFKELMDEEEIFILWINKPAIIIGRHQNAIEEINKEYTDKHGIQIVRRLSGGGAVYHDLNNLNYTIISAKSGEEGAFDFKTFSKPVIDTLAKMGVKADFTGRNDLEIDGKKFCGNAQAYYKGRMMHHGCLLFDVDMTVLGNALKVSKDKIESKGVKSVRARVTNILDELPEKMTVQEFSDALLSQMKETYPDMTEYKLSESELAAIKQSAAEQFGTWEWTFGKSPQYTISRAVRYPAGKISTYADVDQSLIKSVKLYGDFFGVKDAADIEKLLVGLRYDYQTVLAKLQTVTITDYFAGMTEEEVARAIVA, from the coding sequence ATGAAATATATTGTTAATACAAGTCATGATCCGGCTTTCAATGTTGCTCTGGAAGCCTATGCTTTTAAAGAACTAATGGATGAAGAAGAAATTTTTATTCTTTGGATTAACAAACCAGCCATCATTATCGGCCGTCATCAAAACGCAATTGAGGAAATTAATAAAGAGTATACAGATAAGCACGGTATCCAGATTGTACGCCGCTTGTCCGGCGGCGGAGCTGTTTACCATGATCTCAATAACCTTAATTACACTATTATTTCTGCTAAATCAGGTGAAGAGGGAGCTTTTGACTTTAAAACTTTTTCCAAACCTGTCATTGATACCTTGGCTAAAATGGGGGTTAAGGCTGATTTTACAGGCCGCAATGATCTTGAAATTGATGGCAAGAAATTCTGCGGCAATGCTCAAGCTTATTATAAAGGACGCATGATGCACCATGGCTGTCTCTTATTTGATGTTGATATGACCGTACTGGGCAATGCGTTAAAAGTCAGCAAAGATAAGATTGAGTCCAAAGGAGTCAAATCTGTTAGAGCGCGTGTGACGAATATCTTAGATGAACTGCCGGAAAAAATGACTGTTCAAGAATTCAGCGACGCTCTTCTTAGCCAAATGAAAGAGACTTATCCCGATATGACAGAATATAAGCTTTCAGAATCCGAATTAGCTGCAATTAAGCAATCAGCTGCTGAACAATTTGGAACCTGGGAGTGGACTTTCGGGAAATCACCGCAGTATACGATTTCACGTGCCGTACGCTATCCAGCAGGTAAGATTTCGACTTATGCTGATGTCGATCAGTCCCTTATTAAGAGTGTCAAACTGTATGGTGATTTCTTCGGTGTCAAAGATGCAGCCGATATTGAAAAGCTTCTGGTTGGTTTACGCTATGACTATCAGACTGTTCTAGCTAAACTTCAGACGGTCACAATCACTGACTATTTTGCAGGAATGACTGAAGAAGAAGTCGCTAGAGCCATTGTAGCCTAA
- the cdaA gene encoding diadenylate cyclase CdaA has product MSHLTSIDAKFWASLFESPWLFVIHVLDILIVAWLIYKFIKVLAGTKIMSLVQGVLLFIVFRFVAEWIGFTTITYLMNQVITYGVIAAVVIFAPEIRSGLERFGRTTQVFLQKQQLSDEEKMIEALVDAAAYMSPRKIGALISIERTQTLQEYILTGIPLDADISSQLLINIFIPNTPLHDGAVIIRGNKIAVSSAYLPLSESTAISKEFGTRHRAAIGLSEHSDALTVIVSEETGAISVAAKGEFLHDLSLDNFAAVLRTQFMVEQDEQKTWYKRLLRRRKKR; this is encoded by the coding sequence ATGAGTCATTTAACATCTATTGACGCTAAGTTTTGGGCGAGCCTGTTTGAAAGCCCCTGGCTTTTTGTCATTCATGTCTTGGATATTCTAATTGTCGCTTGGCTGATTTACAAATTTATTAAGGTTTTGGCCGGTACTAAGATTATGTCTCTGGTTCAGGGAGTTTTACTGTTTATTGTTTTTAGATTTGTGGCAGAGTGGATTGGCTTTACAACGATTACCTACTTGATGAATCAGGTTATCACTTACGGTGTGATTGCCGCAGTTGTCATTTTCGCTCCGGAAATCCGTTCAGGCTTAGAGAGATTCGGACGGACGACACAGGTCTTTCTGCAGAAGCAGCAGCTCAGTGATGAAGAGAAAATGATTGAGGCCTTAGTTGATGCTGCGGCTTATATGAGCCCCCGTAAAATCGGAGCTCTGATTTCAATTGAACGGACGCAGACCCTGCAAGAATATATTTTGACTGGGATACCGTTGGATGCAGATATTTCCAGCCAATTGTTAATCAATATTTTTATTCCCAACACACCGCTTCATGATGGAGCGGTGATTATCCGGGGAAATAAAATTGCTGTATCTTCAGCCTATCTCCCTTTGTCCGAATCAACAGCCATTTCAAAAGAATTTGGGACACGTCACCGGGCAGCAATCGGCTTATCCGAGCATTCTGATGCCCTGACAGTTATTGTTTCCGAAGAAACAGGTGCCATATCAGTTGCTGCGAAAGGGGAGTTTCTGCATGATTTAAGTTTGGACAATTTTGCGGCTGTTCTGCGAACCCAATTCATGGTTGAGCAGGACGAACAAAAAACGTGGTATAAACGGTTATTAAGAAGGAGGAAAAAAAGATGA
- a CDS encoding dihydrolipoyl dehydrogenase family protein: MAHKRKTLAGFQTGAAAMFKSLGIDIIYGRGRIEDEHTVSVDGQTYSTKNIVIGTGARNAKLNIPGKELTKGSTEFLDLDRLPEHMIVIGAGVIGMEFASMALLAGKKVTFFEYADRPLLAYPEKYVQVIVDKFESQGAAFHFEQAVSSVEEVEGGLRVSTKDGTRAVGDFVLDATGRVLNIENIGLEELGIEASPRGIKVDNHMRTSVPTIYASGDIVDKTIPKLTPTAEFESNYIGRDILNPQGPEIHYPVIPNLVFTLPRIGQVGVTIAQAKAKPDKYKLVEIPWGKQKDWVNNHELDSELALIFDNESYLVGAGAISSQVGAWLDWLAPVIEKRMTAKDLNSLIMSFPTQTYMLWSTLAALLKTE, encoded by the coding sequence ATGGCTCACAAGAGGAAGACTCTCGCAGGTTTCCAAACTGGGGCAGCTGCAATGTTTAAATCCCTTGGAATTGATATCATTTATGGGCGTGGACGTATTGAAGATGAACACACTGTTTCTGTCGATGGTCAGACCTATTCGACCAAAAATATTGTTATCGGAACAGGCGCGCGCAATGCCAAACTGAATATTCCTGGAAAAGAATTAACAAAAGGCAGTACGGAATTTTTAGATTTAGACCGGCTGCCTGAACACATGATAGTGATTGGAGCAGGAGTCATTGGAATGGAGTTTGCTTCAATGGCTTTGTTAGCAGGTAAAAAAGTTACTTTCTTTGAATATGCGGACCGTCCACTGCTGGCCTACCCTGAAAAATATGTTCAAGTGATTGTGGATAAATTTGAATCGCAAGGCGCAGCCTTCCATTTTGAACAAGCGGTCTCGTCAGTTGAAGAAGTAGAAGGTGGTTTGCGCGTATCAACTAAAGATGGCACACGCGCAGTCGGTGATTTTGTCTTGGACGCGACAGGCCGTGTGTTAAATATTGAAAATATAGGCTTAGAAGAATTGGGGATTGAGGCCAGTCCTCGCGGAATTAAGGTTGATAACCATATGCGGACATCTGTGCCAACTATTTATGCCTCCGGTGATATTGTAGATAAAACGATTCCTAAGCTGACACCAACTGCTGAATTTGAATCGAACTATATTGGGCGCGATATCTTAAATCCTCAAGGTCCTGAAATCCACTATCCAGTTATACCAAATCTGGTATTCACTCTTCCTCGAATCGGACAAGTAGGGGTTACTATTGCCCAAGCAAAGGCCAAGCCAGATAAATATAAGTTGGTTGAGATTCCATGGGGCAAACAAAAGGATTGGGTCAATAATCATGAATTAGATTCAGAGTTGGCTTTGATTTTTGACAATGAATCCTATCTAGTAGGAGCAGGAGCTATTTCAAGTCAGGTTGGGGCATGGTTAGACTGGTTAGCGCCAGTTATTGAGAAGAGGATGACTGCTAAGGATTTAAACAGCCTGATCATGTCTTTTCCTACCCAAACCTATATGCTTTGGTCTACATTAGCAGCATTACTCAAAACGGAGTAA
- a CDS encoding class Ib ribonucleoside-diphosphate reductase assembly flavoprotein NrdI, translating into MVRIVYATRSGNGEKIVKSLNWTDDSLKITDGTERVEGDYVIFTYSTGKGAVPKPVRTFLEANPGVKAVVGSGSLENHAETFSFAADKISEAYHVPVLAKVNGSGTAEDIKQIREALSNY; encoded by the coding sequence ATGGTTAGAATCGTATATGCAACACGCAGCGGGAATGGGGAAAAGATTGTTAAATCACTTAACTGGACTGATGATAGTCTTAAGATTACAGACGGTACCGAAAGGGTAGAAGGCGATTATGTGATTTTTACTTATTCAACAGGAAAGGGTGCTGTTCCAAAGCCCGTTAGGACCTTCCTAGAGGCTAACCCTGGGGTTAAGGCTGTAGTAGGAAGCGGGAGTCTGGAAAACCATGCGGAAACCTTTAGCTTTGCGGCAGATAAAATTAGTGAGGCCTACCATGTTCCGGTGCTTGCTAAGGTCAATGGTTCCGGGACGGCTGAGGATATTAAGCAGATCAGGGAAGCCTTGTCAAACTATTAG
- the murT gene encoding lipid II isoglutaminyl synthase subunit MurT, whose protein sequence is MKLNTIMGITAGRAANFILKKLGRGSTFPGRLALKFDKHILDTIAKDYEIVVITGTNGKTLTTALTVGILKEAFGSIVTNPSGANMISGIVSTFLTAKAHAGAKKIAVLEIDEASLAKVTQYITPSLFVFTNIFRDQMDRYGEIYTTYQMILAGAAKAPQATILANGDSPLFNSQKLINPVKYYGFATKMQSPQLAHYNTEGVLCPNCQHILKFKLSTYANLGDYICENCGFRRPELDYKLTELTAVTNTSSEFIIDGQTYSVNVGGLYNVYNALAAVSVAEFFGIEPDQIKSGFNKSRAVFGRQETFKIGNKSCTLVLIKNPVGASQALEMIELAPYPFTLSVLLNANYADGIDTSWIWDADFERIVKMPIPQIFAGGVRHSEIARRLRVTGYAEDSITEAPQLTDIITLIEAQDCQHAYILATYTAMLEFRELLANRHAVRKEMD, encoded by the coding sequence ATGAAGTTAAATACTATTATGGGAATAACGGCTGGTCGGGCAGCCAATTTTATTTTGAAAAAATTAGGACGCGGTTCAACTTTTCCCGGTCGTCTGGCTCTTAAATTTGATAAACACATTTTAGATACTATTGCCAAAGATTATGAGATTGTTGTCATAACCGGTACTAACGGCAAAACACTGACAACTGCACTGACTGTCGGTATTTTAAAAGAGGCATTTGGCAGTATCGTCACCAATCCAAGTGGTGCCAACATGATTTCAGGGATTGTTTCAACCTTTTTGACCGCTAAAGCGCATGCCGGTGCCAAAAAAATAGCTGTATTAGAGATTGACGAGGCTAGTTTGGCTAAAGTGACACAGTACATCACACCCAGCCTCTTTGTATTTACTAATATTTTTCGTGATCAGATGGATCGTTATGGGGAAATTTACACAACCTACCAAATGATTTTAGCTGGCGCTGCAAAGGCTCCTCAGGCGACAATACTGGCTAATGGGGACAGTCCGCTCTTTAATTCTCAGAAGCTGATTAATCCTGTTAAATATTATGGTTTCGCAACAAAAATGCAGTCACCCCAGCTGGCTCATTATAATACCGAAGGAGTGCTCTGCCCGAATTGTCAGCATATTTTAAAATTCAAACTCAGCACCTATGCTAATTTAGGCGATTATATCTGTGAAAACTGCGGTTTCCGGCGACCTGAACTGGATTATAAACTGACTGAACTAACAGCAGTTACCAATACCAGCTCTGAATTTATCATTGATGGTCAGACCTACTCGGTCAATGTGGGCGGGCTTTATAATGTCTACAACGCTTTGGCTGCCGTTTCTGTTGCAGAATTTTTCGGTATTGAGCCAGATCAGATTAAATCCGGTTTCAATAAAAGCCGGGCAGTATTTGGCCGGCAGGAAACATTCAAAATCGGTAATAAATCTTGTACCCTTGTTCTTATTAAAAATCCGGTCGGAGCCAGTCAGGCTCTTGAAATGATTGAGCTGGCTCCTTATCCCTTCACACTTTCTGTTCTGCTAAATGCGAATTATGCAGATGGTATCGATACCAGCTGGATTTGGGATGCAGACTTTGAGCGCATTGTGAAGATGCCTATTCCCCAAATTTTTGCCGGCGGTGTCCGCCATTCAGAAATCGCCAGACGGCTGCGAGTCACCGGTTATGCCGAGGACAGTATTACAGAAGCGCCTCAGCTGACCGATATTATAACACTTATTGAAGCACAGGACTGTCAGCATGCCTATATTTTAGCAACCTATACGGCGATGCTGGAATTCCGCGAACTGCTGGCCAACCGACACGCTGTAAGAAAGGAGATGGACTGA
- the gatD gene encoding lipid II isoglutaminyl synthase subunit GatD: MTYTSLQSPDNKEYLYELRLAHLYGNLLNTYGDNGNVLMLKYVAEKLGAKMTVDIISLGDDFPADKYDLAFFGGGQDYEQAIVAHDLPSKKESISRFIHNDGVMLAICGGFQLLGQYYIQADGRKIDGIGVMGHYTLNQDNNRYIGDIKIYNDEFDETYYGFENHQGRTFLADDEKPLGMCVYGKGNNHEDGTEGMHYKNVFGSYFHGPLLSRNANLAYRLVTTALKNKYGQNIELPSYDTVLAKEVPEEYADIKNKADFE; encoded by the coding sequence ATGACCTACACTTCTCTGCAGTCTCCTGATAACAAGGAATATCTTTATGAATTAAGGCTTGCCCATCTTTACGGTAACCTTCTTAATACTTACGGAGATAACGGCAATGTTCTCATGCTCAAATATGTTGCTGAAAAATTAGGCGCTAAGATGACTGTTGATATCATCTCCTTAGGGGATGACTTCCCAGCCGATAAGTATGATTTAGCTTTCTTTGGCGGCGGTCAGGATTATGAACAGGCCATTGTTGCTCACGATTTACCGTCCAAGAAAGAGTCTATCAGCCGCTTCATTCACAATGACGGTGTGATGCTGGCAATTTGCGGCGGTTTTCAGCTGTTGGGACAGTATTATATACAAGCTGACGGCCGAAAAATAGACGGTATAGGGGTAATGGGGCACTATACGCTTAATCAGGATAATAACCGCTATATCGGTGATATCAAAATTTATAATGACGAGTTTGATGAAACCTATTACGGTTTTGAAAACCATCAAGGACGCACTTTTCTGGCCGATGATGAAAAACCGCTAGGCATGTGTGTCTACGGCAAAGGCAATAATCATGAAGACGGTACTGAAGGGATGCACTATAAGAATGTTTTCGGCAGTTATTTTCACGGTCCCCTTCTGTCGCGCAATGCAAACTTGGCTTACCGTCTTGTGACCACTGCGCTGAAAAATAAATACGGTCAAAACATCGAGTTGCCGTCTTATGATACTGTTTTGGCTAAAGAAGTCCCTGAAGAATATGCTGACATCAAAAACAAAGCTGACTTCGAATAA